The Chryseobacterium viscerum DNA segment GTTCCCGTCTCCCCTATCATGATGATGTTCGACTTTTCAAGTTCCACTTCTCTGTTTTCGTCCTGAGCGTGGAGTAATCTTTTATAATGATTATATACAGCAATAGAAAGCTGTTTTTTTGCCTGATCCTGACCTATCACATACTGATCAAGAAATTCTTTGATCTCTTTTGGCTTTTTAAGTTCAGCCATACTGTCGGCAGGTGAATATCCTGTTTTGGATGCACCATCTTTTACAATAGCATGGGCCTGCTCTATACAATTTTCACAAATAAAACCATTCTGGCCAGAAATCAGCATCTGTACTTCATTTCTTTTTCTGCCACAGAAAGAACATTGGTTTGAGTTCATATGATATAATATATATGTATATGTTAAAGAAAATCGTAAAAAATTACTTTTTTACGATTTTCTGGTTGTTAAGAATTAATAATTAAGTTTTGAATCTCTGTATATTCTTCGTTCGTTAATTTTAATCTTTCATTTCTAAAATTCATGTCTTCCATCTTGTTTAAAGGAATCAGATGGATGTGTGCATGAGGAACTTCAAGTCCTACCACCGCTACTCCTACTCTTACACATGGAATTGCAGTTTTGATCTTCTTGGCCACCTCTTGGGCAAATCCCCAAAGGTTTTTGTATTCTTCACTTTCAAGATCAAAAATCAAATCCACTTCTTTTTTCGGAACTACCAGAGTATGTCCTTTCACCAAAGGCATTGCGTCTAAGAATGCAATAAAGTTTTCATTTTCTGCAATCTTATAAGAGGGAATCTCACCGTTGATGATTTTTGTGAATATAGTGCTCATTGTATTAGAAGTTAGGTTATGTATTAGAAGTTTAGAAATAGAAACTGTATCAGACTATAAAGAAATGTCTAATACTTCAAAAGACAATTTGTTTCCGTTCGGTAAAGTAATTTCGGCAGTTTCGCCAATAGCTTTCCCCAACAAACCTTTTGCGATAGGAGTGTTTACAGAAATTCTTCCTGTTTTCAGGTCACTTTCGTTATCTGGTACCAATGTAAATACCTGCTCTTGCTTGGTAGCATTATTTTTAAGTTTCACTGTTGTTAAGATGGAAACTTTTGAAGTATCTAATTGGCTTTCGTCTATAATTTTAGAAGTAGAGATAACGTCTTTCAGCTTGGAAATTCTCATTTCAAGCATCCCCTGAGCCTCTTTAGCCGCATCGTATTCTGCATTTTCAGACAAATCTCCTTTGTCTCTTGCTTCCGCGATCTGCTGAGTGATTTTTGGTCTCTCTACAGTTTCCAACTGTTCCAGCTCAGCTTTCATTTTCTCTAGGCCCTCCTTAGTTACATAGCTTGCCATAATTTTCAAAATTTAGTTTTAGTATAAAAAAATAATCCGACATTTGCCGGACAATGTTTTCGTGTTGTAATCGTTTAATTTTTACAAATATATAAAAATTTAAATTGAAATGAAAAAAACTTTTTCAATCTTATCTATTTTCAGTATATTGGTTTTCAGTAACTTAACTATAAACTCTTGTGGAAGCAGAGAAGATACAGTGAACTGTTTCCCCAATACTCCTATTAATGTATCCCTCAATCTAAACCTGCCTGCCTACTATGCTTTGAACAATATCAGCGGTTGGATTTATGTGAATGAGCAGCAGTCCGGAACAAGAGGGCTGATTATTGTCCGAACTGCAAGCGGATTTAAGGTATACGACAGGAATGCTCCTCACCTATGCCCTGATAATAATACAACTCTGGAGGTAAAGGACGATATTGCCATTATCTGCCCGCAGGACAACACAAGATGGATCTTAAGTACGGGACAGCCGGAGGCAGGAGCTAAAACATCTCTACCGCCTAAAACCTATCCTTACAATTATGATGTTCCAAGCAAAACTTTAACTGTTTACTATTAGAATATAAAATGAAGATCGTTATACAAAGAGTCTCTGAAGCTAGTGTAAAAGTAGACGGAAAAATTGTTGGTGAAATCGGAAAAGGATTTATGCTGCTGGTAGGTGTGGATGAAAATGATGAAAAAACAGATGCGGACTGGCTTGTACAGAAAGTGTTAAACCTAAGGATCTTTGGAGATGAGGAGGGTAAACTTAATCTTTCCGTGAAGGATATTTCAGGAGAAATCCTTTGCATCAGCCAATTTACTTTGATTGCAGATTATAAAAAAGGCAATCGCCCGTCTTTCATAAAAGCCGCAAAACCTGATAAAGCCATTCCTCTTTTTGATTATTTTAAAGAAGAAATTTCTCAATCCGGATTAAAGATAGAAAGCGGAATCTTCGGGGCAGACATGAAAGTTTCCCTGATCAACGACGGACCTGTCACAATCGTAATGGATTCGGTTACCAAAAGCTAAAGTATAGAAGATGAATAACAAAAATACAGTCATTGCTTATCTGGCAGTGACTTTAGTTTTTCTGTTTGGAATAGTATTAAGTCTGAACAACTATAGTTTCGCTGGATATTATATTGATAAAATAATCAACTGGCTTTGGCTATTGATGACCATTTTTATTATTATCAGGTTCTGGAAGAAAAAAGTGATTAAAGTATACTTTGGTCTTTTGATATCAGGCATCATTCTTAGTATTTTACCCATGATGATCCCATTTTTCGGAATTGTTCATTATTTCTCCACCATTGGATGTGAGCAGAGAATTCAGCTTGATAATACTTACAGATTAGAAAGAGGCCGTCCGGGAGCACTTTACAGACCGCTTATTATGATTTATAAGAAAGAAGGTATTTTTGAAAAACAAATCTCAAGATTTCCTTATTCAGACATCATAGAAAAAACAGTACAGCCATCTAAGGATACTTATTTAGATGATAAAAAACTTCCAATCCAGGAAGCAAAACTCATTAATGTCAATCAGGACAGTATTGGTATTGAATATCGGATCATGAATAAGCAGAAAGTACTCTACCATAAGAACAAATTAAACTGGTTTGATGATCTTTAAAAATTAAAACTATACACCTCAACAAAACCATTCAGTGATCCTGGATGGTTTTTTTGTAATCATACAAAGTATATTTTCCAAACCTCACAGACTGTTGAAGCCTGTAAAGTTTATATACATAATTAATGAAAGTCTTTATACATAAGGAAGGATTAAAAAAAATAAAAATAAATTCACAAAAACGTGATTTGTTTTTATTTTATTATTAATTTTGATATAAATCAAAACTGATTTACAACCATTTAACAAAATTGTATGAAAACAAAAATCAACTTTTTCGCATTGTTTGCGTTCTGCTCTTCCCTGTCTTTTGGTCAGGACATCCAGACCAAAATGGCTAATGATCAAAATTCAGTTATCTATGTATGCTTTTCAAAAGGCATTAATTCAGAAAAAGCGGCATTCAGCAGAAATGCTGATCTGGAGAGATTTTCAAGAGAAAATAAAATTTCATTTAAGTATGATCTTGATTTTACAGACAACAAACTTGATGAAATGGCCAGAAGCAGCAAAGCAATTGGAAACTCCTCAGAATCTGTAGAAAAACTGAAAAGAATTTATAAGGCTGATCTGCCTCTTCAAAATGAAGAAAACACCCGGAAAATCATTCATAGCCTTGAAAGATTCCCTGAAATTGAGTATGTATCTGTGATGAGTGCGGCTCCTATTGAACCTCCTTTGGTAAACGCTTTTGTGGCAACACCTGATCTGGAAAGCATTCAGACTTATCTGAATGACAATCCGGGAATCAATGCAAAATATGCCTGGTCAAGAGGAATCACCGGACAGAATATCCGTGTAAGGGATGTGGAATATGGTTTCTACAAAACTCACGAAATGCTTTCTAATCAAAATTCTATACAACTGGAACCCGGATATTCCCCGAATGCAGGATTAGCCAATAATAACTACCGCGACCACGGAACTGCTGTGGTGAGTATTTTAGGTTCAATAAAAGATAATATCGGGCTTACAGGAGCGGCCTACAGTACTTCAGAAATAAAAGGATATATGGAATGGACTACTGTAGGATACAACAGAGCTTCTGCTGTGAGCAGATCTATAAACGCTTCTCAGGCAGGCGATATTATTCTGTATGAAATGCAGACCGGAGGAAAAGACGGTCAGTACTGTCCTGCAGAATATGATCAGGTGATCTGGGATCTTACCAAAGCTGCTACTGATTCAGGAATTATCATCATTGCAGCAGCGGGTAACGGGAATCAGAATCTGGATGATCCGTTTTATGCAACTTATCTTGGCAGAGGAAATAGTGGTGCCATTATTGTAGGAGCAGGATCTCCTAATACTACTCATTCAAAGTTAAGTTTCAGTACTTATGGAAACAGAGTGGATGTTCAGGGCTGGGGAAGCAGCGTTCTTGCTGCGGGTTATGGGTCTTATGCCAAATATGACAATGATAATAACAGGACTTATAATTATTTCAGCGGTACAAGTTCTGCAACGCCTGTAGTGTCTTCAGCAGCTATTTTAATTCAGTCTTTCTATCGTCAGACTACGGGTCAGAATTTAACACCTACTGCCATGAAAAGTCTATTGATTTCTACAGGAATTCCACAGGGAGGAACTGTAACCGGTCAGAAAATCGGGCCTCTTCCTAATGTAAAAAATGCGATACTTCAACTGGAAAGTAAGTTTGCTGCCCCTGTAAAAACATTATCTCCGCTGGAGGTTAAAATTTATCCTAATCCATCCAGCAGTACTATTGCTATTCAAAGTGCAGAAAACAAAAAGCTGGATTTTGAGATCATCAACCTTCAGGGGCGTACCGTGATCAAAAGTTCTGTTTTGTCTGATGAAAAAATCGATATTTCACAACTGCCAACAGGCCAGTATATCATCAATATCAATGAAGGCCAAAGAAGAGTTGTTGAGAAATTCACGAAACTATAAAAAGATTTTTATACATTTTACTTCACATCAAACCCTCTTTCAGCCTACTGAAAGAGGGTTTTTATTATCAATTTTTATCCGGTTATTTCGCAGGAACGCTGCTGAAATTCAGGGCAACTTTAATGTTCATGTCTGAAGAGGTTTGATTCTTCAATTCATAGACTGTTCTCACCGTTAATCCTGAACTTTTTACAATTTCATCAAGGAATCCGGTATCATTCAGATCCAGATTTAAGCTGGAAGAGTTGGTCGATATATTGGAGCGTGATGCTACCAGTGTTTCTCCTGTCCCGTTGGATGAAACATATATTTTGACGGTTTTGAATGCACTTAGATTTCCTCCTGAAGGAGAAGCAACAGAAATTTTTGCATCTGAAATTCTTACGTCTTTAATCTTTGCATTGTTATTTCCTCCGAACCATGTCTGTACATTGGTAGCGGTTGCAGTGGAAGAAACTTCTTTATCTGCAGGAACGCCTGTAGACACCAAAACATTCGTTGTGTATGGAAATGTATTCTGAACCAGCGACTGTACGGTTCCGCAACTTACGAGTACAGCTGAAGCGGCCATTGCTGTTAGAACTATATTTTTCATAATTGTAAATTTTAAACTTAGAATTTAGTTTGCAGAAATTGTACCAAATTGATTTGGGCTTATTCCACAGTTACCGTAAAACTTCCTTTGGTATTTCCGGAAGCCATATTACTTTTCCCGATAATCAGCCATACTTCACCTTTTCCCGGAGTGTCATAAGTAATTTCTCTTCCGAAAGGCCCATCGTAGTCGCCGTTAGGAAGTTTGATCTGATTGAAACGGATATTGAAATCTTTCTCTTTGGTTGAAATTTTTGCTTTGATATTCGGGCGGTCGTAATGTGTCAGTTTTAAGATCAGTTCCTGATCATCTTTTTTAAATTCTTCTCCCAAAGTAAAAGGAAGCTGGGTAGCATCGGCTGTTCTTATGATCTGTCCTTCTTTTTCATTTCTCATTACGCCTTTACGCAAAACTTCTTTGGTAGCCGGAGCATTGTTAACAATTGAATCTCTTTTTCTCAATGCTGCAGAATCTGCTTTTACAACAGAATCCGGCATTTCTGTTACAATGGTAGAATCCTTGTCCTGAACTGCTGTCACGGCAGGTTCTTTTTTACATGAAATAATAATCAATGGAATCAACAATAAGCTTTTTTTCATAATAATTAAGTTTAAGAATGTACCAACCATTCTGGTGAGCTCTATTAAATGCTAAAACTGTTCCAATCCGTTGAATGATTTATTTTCCGGCTGTAATTCTTTTTCATCATTTGTTCCTGCCCATTTGAATGTAAAATACATAAAATTGAGCATAATTCCCATCAGAACAGTGACTCCCCATGTTTTAATATATTCCATCGGATAAATTAACCGT contains these protein-coding regions:
- a CDS encoding HIT family protein, with amino-acid sequence MSTIFTKIINGEIPSYKIAENENFIAFLDAMPLVKGHTLVVPKKEVDLIFDLESEEYKNLWGFAQEVAKKIKTAIPCVRVGVAVVGLEVPHAHIHLIPLNKMEDMNFRNERLKLTNEEYTEIQNLIINS
- the greA gene encoding transcription elongation factor GreA: MASYVTKEGLEKMKAELEQLETVERPKITQQIAEARDKGDLSENAEYDAAKEAQGMLEMRISKLKDVISTSKIIDESQLDTSKVSILTTVKLKNNATKQEQVFTLVPDNESDLKTGRISVNTPIAKGLLGKAIGETAEITLPNGNKLSFEVLDISL
- the dtd gene encoding D-aminoacyl-tRNA deacylase, with translation MKIVIQRVSEASVKVDGKIVGEIGKGFMLLVGVDENDEKTDADWLVQKVLNLRIFGDEEGKLNLSVKDISGEILCISQFTLIADYKKGNRPSFIKAAKPDKAIPLFDYFKEEISQSGLKIESGIFGADMKVSLINDGPVTIVMDSVTKS
- a CDS encoding S8/S53 family peptidase, whose product is MKTKINFFALFAFCSSLSFGQDIQTKMANDQNSVIYVCFSKGINSEKAAFSRNADLERFSRENKISFKYDLDFTDNKLDEMARSSKAIGNSSESVEKLKRIYKADLPLQNEENTRKIIHSLERFPEIEYVSVMSAAPIEPPLVNAFVATPDLESIQTYLNDNPGINAKYAWSRGITGQNIRVRDVEYGFYKTHEMLSNQNSIQLEPGYSPNAGLANNNYRDHGTAVVSILGSIKDNIGLTGAAYSTSEIKGYMEWTTVGYNRASAVSRSINASQAGDIILYEMQTGGKDGQYCPAEYDQVIWDLTKAATDSGIIIIAAAGNGNQNLDDPFYATYLGRGNSGAIIVGAGSPNTTHSKLSFSTYGNRVDVQGWGSSVLAAGYGSYAKYDNDNNRTYNYFSGTSSATPVVSSAAILIQSFYRQTTGQNLTPTAMKSLLISTGIPQGGTVTGQKIGPLPNVKNAILQLESKFAAPVKTLSPLEVKIYPNPSSSTIAIQSAENKKLDFEIINLQGRTVIKSSVLSDEKIDISQLPTGQYIININEGQRRVVEKFTKL